ATCTTCCAGCGCTATTTTGAATTTCCGCATTCTGAAAGCGAACCGGCCCAAGAATTCATGCAACTGACGATCGCTGAAAATTTCCCCATCCAGCAGGCGCCAGGAATTGGTATTGGAAAAACAGAATGGCAGCAGGGAGTAAAATGCACCCAAAACAGTTCTTACATCGTTTGACCGGTTATTAAACTGTTTTATGGGCGTTTCAGGAGGTACTGAAAAAAAGGAGTTTTTATCGAACATCACCGCATAATAAATTACATGACCGCACTGATGAGTAATATCTTCGCAAAAAAATACCTCGTCGTGCCAGTCCTGCGCATTAAAGAATGCCGTTCCGTTGGCCAGCATAGAAGCGAAAGACCGCATCTGTTTACTTTTAAAGATGACTACCTTTTTTACGGTGGCCTGCAACAGCGCATCAAATTCGGGATAATAAATTTTTATATAGGCCAACGCTTTTTCGAGGTGTTGTTTGTGGCGGCTAACCACGTCTTCAATGGCCGGATCTTCATTCCCCTCAAACAGGGTATTCAGCAATGGATCATTATGTAAACACAATTCTATCCCTGAATCAGGTAACAGGCATATTGGTTCGCAGGTAGCATTAACAACCTCGCCGTTTACCATTAATCTTGCCAGGAATGCTTTTTCGTGGCCATAATATTCGATGGGCCCTTCCGTGATATCCGTATGATAATAGCCAATATTTGGCAGGTAAATTATACCGGATCTATCGGGATAAACTGTTATTGACCCTGGTCTTTTTTCAGGAACTATATAACCATATACTATCTGCTCCAGCGGGATCTTCTTCTCGCGCGCATTGAACCAGGTATACAACATGGGTTCCATAAAAGGGGCATCCGCGTCAAACTCCAACAGATCAAACAGGTCTTTGCGGTTTTTATAGAGCAGCAGGTTTATGTATTGGATATAACCATCTCTGCCTTCTGCGGTTTTTTGATTGATAAATTCATAATTCATAACACATGCTTTAGCGTTAATTATTAGCCCGGTTAAATTCATCGGAGTTACCGGTTTTTGAGGCTTTCCTGTCTTTAACGGTTTGTTTGCCGAACCGGTAGGTAAAGGATACCTTCAGGTAACGGCTTTCATAGGCATTTTTGAATGTATAGTGCTGGGTTGCAAAATCAACCACTTGTTGTTGCGGATAGGTTTTGAAAATGTCGTACATGTTAACGGCCAGCATTGCCTGCTTTTTGGCAAAGCTCCATTTAACACCTGCATCCACATACCCGTTTGGCTTATACCGGTACAGGAAGATCTGACTGGTTGACTGGTAATTTAAATTCACCTCCGCACTGAGATTATTTTTGGGACTGATCATATACTGGTTGTTCAGGTATCCATAAAAAGTGAACTGACCATAGTCAAGCAATTCGTTCAGATAAGGCAATCTCATCCTGTAATAGAACAGGTATAACGTGTTATTAACAGTCCAGCGCGACGTGAGCTTGAAAGGCGCAAAGCTGTGAATGCCATAAGCATCGATCTTACCTATGTTTTGCCGGGTGAAATAAGCAGTATTGTTGGTTACGTCAATAAAGGGGATCTGTTGAAAGAAATTATTTGTAAGCAGCGCGTAAGCTGCAATTGAGTATTTTTCTTTATAGGTATAGGTTACTTCGGCATTGTTGGAATATGAAGGACGTAAGGCCGGATTGCCCTCCGAATAATTGTATTGGTTTACGTAATATTTAAATGGGTTCAGGTCAGAAAAAGAAGGCCGGTTGATCCTTCTGCCGTATGTAGCGGTGAGCTTGCTGTTCTTATTGAGAATATACTGGTAATTGAGTGAGGGGAATAGTTTCAGGTAATGTTGTTTATTCACCTCATGCTGATCTACCAGTTCACCCGTGATATCGGTATATTCAGTGCGAAGCCCCGCCACAAAACTCATTTTCTTGCCGGTTTTGTTTACGCTTACATAGGCCGCCTGCACATTTTCCTGGTAATTAAAGTGGTTCGACTGGTTCAAATCTTCTGTTAAGGGACCCTGATCGTAGCTGCGAAAGAACCGGTATTTATTATCGGTAGTGGTAAATGAGCTTCTTAACCCTGCACTAAGCGAAAAAGTTTTGTTGATCTTTTTTTCGTAATCAAGCTTGCCAGTATAATTAGATATGGTTTGATCGGAATAGCTGGCGGTATTAAATAAATGATCGCTGGCAGCGGGCGCATAAGTTACCGATGCCAGCCCCTGGTCCTGACCAGTGGTATATTGCAGGTAATCGCCATTGATTGTTATGGAAGAACTTTTATCAGCGAGCGTATGTTTATAATTAAGGTCTATATTGGTGTAGCTGAGGTCCCTGTTTATGTGGTTACCGGTTTCAATTACAGAATCTGATTTAAAATTGGATAACCCTGAAATATCCGTAAAAGAGTTATGGTTCTCTTTTGTTTTGCTGGTAAGGTTTCTTTCTGTCAATACACTTAATACATCGTTACTGCTCAGATTGAAGTCTGCACCCAGCTGCAGTGAGCTTAAGTTCCTGGTAATATGTTTTGCATTATTGGAGGCCCATAGCGATGATGGATAATAAATGTTTTGGTATTCCACAGGTTGGGTGATCCGATGCGACTGATTGACAAACCCGTAAAGTGTAAGCCATTTTTTCCGGTAATTAAAACTGATGTTGCTGCCGAATGAACCGGAGGTGCGTTGTTCATAAGCTCCGGTACCAATTAATACCAGTCCTTCATTTTTATTTTTTTTGAGCCTGATATTCACGATGCCCGAATTGCCGGCTGCGTCGTACCGGGCGCCAGGATTGGAGATCACTTCTATGGCTGCAATACTTTCTGAAGGGATGGCAGATAAATAGGCGAACAGTTCATCACCACTCAATTGAATTTTGCGATCGTTCACCATCACTGTTATGCCGCTTTTACCTATTATCCGGATATTATTACCATTGATCTGAATGTTCGGTGTTTTGGCAATGGCGTCCCAGCCATTGCTGCCGGTTGCTTCCAGGCTTTTTTCAACATTGAAAATAAACCTGTCTGTTTTTTGCTCGTACAGATCTTCTTTTCCGGTTATGCTGACTGCCGCCAGTTCCTTCGATTCCTTTTCCAGCAGTATGTTGCCCAGGCGAATGCCGGAGCCGTTTGATGGGATGGTCAATAAAACCAGTTTTTCTTTAAACCCTATATGCGTAGCATGGAGGATATAATTATGGCTTTGAGCATCAGGGAGCTGCAATTCAAAGCTGCCCTGTTCATCACTGACAACAGAAGAAACGACCTTTTCATTTAAAGAAATGGTTACCGAAACATTGCTCATTGCCTTTTTTGCGCTGTCGCAGGTTTTCCCTGTAACCCGCAATTGGGCCATCAGAGAAGCAGGAACAATAAATAACAGGATCATAAGGTTCGTTCGTAATAGGTACGTCAGGATATATTTCATAATCAGTAATTGATTCAAATACCGCGCAATAAAGGGATAGGAGAGAGTAATGACTCTCTCCTATCTGGGTTAATTAGGCAAGAACATCGCCAGTATCACCTGTTTTGCAGGTAGGGTCGCCAGGATGGCAATCACCTTCAACACCACCAGTGATCATTTCCATTAATTCAGTTGAATTAACTGATTCTGCTTTTGCTACGAATTCTTCGAATGACATTTTTTTGTCCATGATTGTGAAGTTTTAAAAAATAAATGCCTACTCTATAAGGTTTTCGGCTTCCCCTTAAAGATGTATAGATACAGTTCGTGAACGGCATGGCATTTCCCGTGTGCCTGCCGGCGCGGCAGGACATAACAGGCAAGGCAATGCTTGTTGCATAAGCATATGCGATGCAGGCGTTCTAAACCGTAAGATTCAGTAAAACGTGGTACCCTTAAACGTCAACCCGAAAAAGGTGTTGAAAAGAATTGGGCTGCGTTACGATGTGGAAAGTAAATATAGCTGTAAGTAGTTGGAATGGCTGTAGATCATAAAGGT
The Niastella koreensis GR20-10 genome window above contains:
- a CDS encoding outer membrane beta-barrel family protein, whose protein sequence is MKYILTYLLRTNLMILLFIVPASLMAQLRVTGKTCDSAKKAMSNVSVTISLNEKVVSSVVSDEQGSFELQLPDAQSHNYILHATHIGFKEKLVLLTIPSNGSGIRLGNILLEKESKELAAVSITGKEDLYEQKTDRFIFNVEKSLEATGSNGWDAIAKTPNIQINGNNIRIIGKSGITVMVNDRKIQLSGDELFAYLSAIPSESIAAIEVISNPGARYDAAGNSGIVNIRLKKNKNEGLVLIGTGAYEQRTSGSFGSNISFNYRKKWLTLYGFVNQSHRITQPVEYQNIYYPSSLWASNNAKHITRNLSSLQLGADFNLSSNDVLSVLTERNLTSKTKENHNSFTDISGLSNFKSDSVIETGNHINRDLSYTNIDLNYKHTLADKSSSITINGDYLQYTTGQDQGLASVTYAPAASDHLFNTASYSDQTISNYTGKLDYEKKINKTFSLSAGLRSSFTTTDNKYRFFRSYDQGPLTEDLNQSNHFNYQENVQAAYVSVNKTGKKMSFVAGLRTEYTDITGELVDQHEVNKQHYLKLFPSLNYQYILNKNSKLTATYGRRINRPSFSDLNPFKYYVNQYNYSEGNPALRPSYSNNAEVTYTYKEKYSIAAYALLTNNFFQQIPFIDVTNNTAYFTRQNIGKIDAYGIHSFAPFKLTSRWTVNNTLYLFYYRMRLPYLNELLDYGQFTFYGYLNNQYMISPKNNLSAEVNLNYQSTSQIFLYRYKPNGYVDAGVKWSFAKKQAMLAVNMYDIFKTYPQQQVVDFATQHYTFKNAYESRYLKVSFTYRFGKQTVKDRKASKTGNSDEFNRANN